Proteins from a genomic interval of Bradyrhizobium sp. CCBAU 53340:
- the cbiT gene encoding precorrin-6Y C5,15-methyltransferase (decarboxylating) subunit CbiT, with protein MADPWLTIIGIGEDGLAGLSEASRKALASAETVFGGERHLALAGITSRGRLWPVPFDVDVVLSCRGRPTAVLASGDPFWHGAGAGLAEKLDAGEWIAHSAPSTFSLAAARLGWRLESVACLGLHAAPFERLVPHLAPGARIICLVRDGKAAGDLAEWLSERGWGASAFWTLAALGGPREAVAEHRVDNFAGDLAGSLVAVAVEARGAQGMPRSSGLPDDLFAHDGQITKRPVRALALSALVPRPGERLWDIGAGSGSISVEWTLCGGDAIAIEALEDRAANIRSNAAVFGLAHRITVITGKAPEALAALEAPDAVFIGGGLDNAMFDAIWSQLAPGTRLVAHAVTLETEALLGALHQRYGGELMRVEIAHAAPLGRYRSWEAARPVVQWSAVR; from the coding sequence TTGGCTGATCCCTGGCTGACCATCATCGGTATCGGCGAAGATGGCCTTGCTGGGCTCTCGGAAGCAAGCCGAAAGGCGCTTGCGAGCGCGGAAACTGTCTTTGGCGGCGAGCGTCATCTCGCGCTTGCGGGCATCACCAGTCGCGGCCGCCTGTGGCCGGTGCCGTTCGACGTGGATGTCGTGCTGAGCTGCCGCGGCCGGCCGACGGCCGTGCTCGCCTCCGGCGATCCGTTCTGGCACGGCGCGGGCGCAGGCCTTGCCGAGAAGCTCGATGCGGGTGAGTGGATCGCACATTCGGCGCCCTCGACCTTCTCGCTTGCGGCTGCGCGACTTGGCTGGCGGCTCGAATCCGTCGCCTGCCTTGGACTGCATGCCGCGCCATTCGAGCGTCTCGTGCCGCATCTCGCGCCGGGCGCGCGGATCATTTGTCTCGTGCGCGATGGCAAGGCCGCCGGTGATCTCGCGGAATGGCTGAGCGAGCGCGGATGGGGAGCGTCAGCGTTCTGGACGCTCGCGGCGCTCGGCGGGCCACGCGAAGCCGTTGCAGAGCACCGTGTAGACAACTTTGCAGGCGACCTCGCCGGAAGCCTCGTTGCGGTCGCCGTTGAGGCGAGAGGTGCGCAGGGTATGCCCCGCAGCTCCGGTCTTCCTGACGATCTCTTCGCCCATGACGGTCAGATCACCAAACGTCCGGTGCGCGCACTCGCGCTGTCGGCGCTGGTGCCGCGTCCCGGCGAGCGGCTGTGGGATATCGGCGCCGGCTCAGGCTCGATCTCGGTGGAGTGGACGTTGTGCGGGGGAGACGCGATTGCCATCGAGGCGCTCGAGGATCGCGCCGCGAACATCCGCAGCAATGCGGCCGTGTTCGGGCTGGCACATCGGATCACCGTTATTACCGGAAAAGCGCCTGAAGCCCTTGCCGCGCTGGAGGCGCCGGATGCCGTCTTCATCGGCGGAGGTCTCGATAACGCAATGTTCGACGCCATCTGGTCGCAACTGGCGCCGGGCACCCGGCTCGTTGCGCATGCGGTAACGCTGGAGACGGAAGCGCTGCTCGGCGCGCTGCATCAGCGCTACGGCGGCGAGCTGATGCGGGTCGAGATCGCGCATGCCGCTCCACTTGGCCGTTATCGCTCGTGGGAGGCCGCGCGGCCGGTGGTGCAATGGAGTGCCGTCCGATGA
- a CDS encoding cobalt-precorrin-6A reductase: MMRALILGGIADASLLATEIARAGIDAVYSYGGRTRAPADQPLPTRIGGFGGVSGLADTIRREGITHVIDATHPFAAEMSRNAIAACAETGTPLIALERAPWAKTTGDTWIEVADVSAAAAALPEAPTNVFLAIGRQHIAPFASKAQHAYTLRFVDPPEAPLPFAADVIVSRGPFTLDGELEMMRVRGIAWIVARNSGGDGARAKIDAARMLGLPVIMIARPKLPERPRVESVAEVMQWLGHRTCLGA, translated from the coding sequence ATGATGCGCGCCCTTATTCTGGGCGGAATTGCCGATGCGAGCCTGCTCGCGACGGAAATCGCGCGCGCGGGTATCGACGCGGTCTATTCCTATGGCGGCCGCACCCGCGCCCCGGCCGATCAGCCACTGCCGACCCGCATTGGCGGCTTTGGCGGCGTCAGCGGGCTCGCCGATACCATCCGCCGCGAAGGCATCACCCATGTGATCGACGCCACGCATCCCTTTGCCGCCGAGATGAGCCGCAACGCGATCGCGGCATGCGCGGAAACCGGCACGCCGCTGATCGCACTCGAGCGTGCGCCCTGGGCAAAAACGACCGGCGACACCTGGATCGAAGTGGCTGATGTCAGCGCCGCGGCTGCCGCCCTGCCGGAAGCGCCCACCAACGTGTTTCTCGCCATCGGCCGCCAGCATATCGCACCGTTCGCGAGCAAGGCACAGCACGCCTACACGCTCCGCTTCGTCGATCCGCCCGAAGCGCCCCTGCCCTTCGCCGCGGATGTCATCGTATCGCGCGGCCCGTTCACACTCGATGGCGAGCTGGAGATGATGCGCGTGCGCGGCATCGCCTGGATCGTTGCCCGCAATTCCGGCGGCGACGGCGCACGCGCCAAGATCGACGCGGCCCGCATGCTCGGCCTGCCCGTGATCATGATCGCGCGGCCGAAGCTGCCCGAACGACCGCGGGTCGAAAGCGTCGCTGAAGTGATGCAGTGGCTCGGTCATCGGACCTGCCTCGGCGCGTAG
- the cobJ gene encoding precorrin-3B C(17)-methyltransferase, with the protein MTGTLTIAGLGPGSDVLVTPEVSAALAAATDILGYAPYVARVPPRAGLKLHPSDNREELRRAAEALRLAAEGGQVVVVSSGDPGVFAMASAVFEALEQAPHYQDLPIRVLPGITAMLAAAARAGAPLGHDFCAINLSDNLKPWTVIEQRLRLAADADFSIAMYNPRSASRPEGFGRALAVLKEAGCGERLVIFARAISTPDERIVTVTLNEATPEMADMRTLVIVGNSQTRRVGRWVYAPRQVR; encoded by the coding sequence ATGACGGGCACGCTGACCATCGCAGGCCTCGGGCCGGGCAGTGATGTGCTGGTGACGCCGGAGGTCTCCGCCGCGCTTGCGGCAGCAACGGACATCCTGGGATATGCACCTTATGTCGCGCGCGTTCCGCCGCGAGCCGGCCTGAAGCTACATCCGTCGGATAACCGGGAGGAGCTGCGGCGGGCAGCAGAAGCCCTGCGGCTCGCCGCCGAAGGCGGGCAGGTGGTGGTCGTCTCCTCCGGCGATCCCGGCGTTTTTGCGATGGCATCGGCCGTGTTCGAGGCGCTCGAACAGGCACCGCACTATCAGGATCTGCCGATCCGCGTGCTGCCGGGTATCACAGCGATGCTGGCCGCCGCGGCGCGCGCCGGCGCGCCGCTCGGCCATGATTTTTGCGCGATCAACCTCTCCGACAATCTCAAGCCGTGGACTGTGATCGAGCAACGCCTGCGGCTTGCGGCGGACGCGGATTTTTCGATTGCGATGTACAATCCGCGCTCAGCGAGCCGGCCGGAGGGATTTGGCCGCGCGCTCGCGGTGCTGAAGGAAGCCGGCTGCGGCGAGCGCCTCGTGATTTTCGCGCGCGCGATCAGCACGCCTGACGAGAGAATCGTGACCGTGACGCTGAACGAGGCGACGCCCGAAATGGCCGACATGCGTACGCTTGTCATCGTCGGCAATTCGCAGACCCGCCGTGTCGGCCGCTGGGTCTACGCGCCGAGGCAGGTCCGATGA
- a CDS encoding precorrin-2 C(20)-methyltransferase produces the protein MGRIICCGLGPGDPDLMSVRADRTVRTAKHVAYFRKTGRPGQARRIVEGMLAADVTEYPMEYPVTTEIAFDSPDYVQLLAGFYDEWAERLARLSRAVDVVVLCEGDPYFYGSFMHLHARLQGHVEIEVIAGIPGMVGCWNGAGQPIALGDDVTTVLMGTLPEAELERRMRDSDALVIMKTGRNLAKVRRALASAGRLDDAWLVERGTMPGERVARLAEIDATECPYFAIVLVHGKGRYPDAAE, from the coding sequence ATGGGACGCATCATCTGCTGCGGTCTCGGCCCTGGTGATCCTGATCTGATGAGCGTGCGCGCCGATCGCACGGTACGGACCGCGAAGCATGTCGCCTATTTCCGCAAGACGGGTCGGCCCGGACAGGCGCGGCGCATCGTGGAGGGCATGCTCGCTGCCGACGTCACCGAATATCCGATGGAATATCCTGTGACCACCGAGATTGCCTTCGACAGCCCGGATTATGTCCAGCTGCTGGCTGGCTTCTACGATGAATGGGCCGAGCGTCTGGCCCGCCTGTCGCGCGCGGTCGATGTCGTCGTGCTCTGCGAGGGCGATCCCTATTTCTACGGCTCCTTCATGCATCTGCACGCGCGCCTGCAGGGTCACGTCGAAATCGAGGTGATCGCCGGCATTCCCGGCATGGTCGGCTGCTGGAATGGTGCCGGCCAACCGATCGCGCTCGGCGACGACGTGACCACGGTGCTGATGGGCACGCTTCCGGAAGCCGAGCTCGAACGCCGCATGCGCGATTCCGACGCGCTTGTGATCATGAAGACCGGCCGCAATCTTGCAAAGGTGCGCCGCGCTCTCGCGTCGGCCGGGCGGCTTGACGATGCCTGGCTGGTCGAGCGCGGCACCATGCCGGGCGAGCGTGTCGCGCGGCTCGCCGAGATCGACGCAACTGAGTGTCCTTACTTTGCGATCGTTCTGGTGCACGGCAAGGGTCGCTATCCGGACGCCGCCGAATGA
- a CDS encoding precorrin-8X methylmutase has product MPHVYETDGAAIYRQSFATIRAEADLARFTPDEEQVVVRMIHAAGMVGLEAHIRFTSGMATVARAALQKGAPILCDARMVSEGITRARLPAANAVICTLGDETVPVLAKSMNNTRSAAALELWRPHLNGAIVAIGNAPTALFHLLNMLEDPGCPRPAAIIGCPVGFVGAAESKAALMADPPVPALTVEGRLGGSAITVAAVNALASRSE; this is encoded by the coding sequence ATGCCGCACGTTTACGAGACCGACGGCGCGGCGATCTATCGGCAGTCCTTTGCGACCATCCGGGCCGAGGCCGATCTGGCGCGCTTCACGCCTGACGAAGAGCAGGTCGTGGTGCGGATGATCCATGCCGCCGGCATGGTGGGCCTTGAAGCGCATATCCGCTTCACGTCAGGCATGGCGACAGTCGCGCGCGCCGCCTTACAGAAGGGGGCGCCGATCCTGTGCGATGCGCGCATGGTCTCCGAGGGCATTACGCGCGCGAGATTGCCCGCAGCCAACGCCGTGATCTGCACGCTTGGCGACGAGACCGTTCCTGTGCTGGCCAAGTCCATGAACAACACGCGCTCGGCCGCGGCGCTGGAGCTGTGGCGGCCGCACCTCAATGGGGCGATCGTCGCGATCGGCAATGCGCCGACGGCGCTGTTTCACCTCCTCAATATGCTGGAGGATCCCGGCTGCCCGCGGCCCGCGGCCATCATCGGCTGCCCGGTCGGCTTCGTCGGCGCAGCCGAATCCAAGGCGGCGCTGATGGCCGATCCGCCGGTGCCGGCGCTCACAGTTGAAGGCCGCCTCGGCGGCTCCGCGATCACGGTCGCGGCCGTGAATGCCCTGGCGAGCCGGAGCGAGTAG
- the cobG gene encoding precorrin-3B synthase, which translates to MSAATIKGWCPGALRPMQSGDGLVVRVRPFGGRLDAAQISGLAHLAERHGNGLIDVTSRANLQIRGVSESSHRSLVDGLAQLTLLDPDADTESRRNILVTPFWREGDETQALAAELEEALADSRLELPTKFGFAIDDGTSRVLAGNSADVRIERDAAGGLMVRADGAALGRGTARGEAVATALAVARWFAASGVRDGRGRMATHLTAGATLPEALRGEAEPAPIMAAARPGLYPQGAMVGIAFGQMPHTTLNQLSVCGHALRMTPWRMVLSEGKRTMPSASGLITEAYDPALRVIACSGAPRCREAHADTRSLAVALAQNIGGAAQLHVSGCAKGCAHSGAAAITLVATAKGFDLVRGGSTRDEPILRGLDRDDIIGDPSILMGGH; encoded by the coding sequence ATGAGCGCGGCCACGATCAAGGGCTGGTGTCCGGGCGCGCTGCGGCCGATGCAATCGGGCGACGGGCTCGTGGTCCGCGTGCGCCCGTTCGGCGGCCGGCTCGATGCCGCACAGATTTCCGGGCTCGCGCATCTCGCCGAGCGCCACGGCAATGGTCTGATCGACGTGACCAGCCGGGCCAATCTTCAGATCAGGGGTGTCAGCGAGTCCAGCCATCGGTCGCTCGTCGATGGGCTCGCACAACTGACGCTGCTCGATCCTGACGCAGACACCGAATCCCGCCGCAACATCCTGGTCACGCCGTTCTGGCGCGAGGGTGACGAGACCCAGGCGCTCGCCGCCGAGCTGGAAGAGGCGCTGGCGGACTCGAGGCTGGAACTGCCGACCAAATTCGGGTTCGCCATCGACGATGGCACCTCACGCGTGCTCGCTGGCAATTCTGCCGATGTGCGGATCGAGCGTGACGCTGCTGGCGGTCTCATGGTGCGCGCGGACGGCGCCGCGCTCGGCCGCGGCACCGCGCGCGGCGAGGCCGTGGCTACCGCACTTGCGGTCGCGCGCTGGTTCGCCGCGTCAGGCGTCAGGGATGGACGAGGGCGCATGGCAACGCATCTTACGGCCGGGGCAACATTGCCCGAGGCGCTGCGGGGCGAGGCGGAGCCTGCGCCGATCATGGCCGCCGCGCGACCTGGCCTTTATCCGCAAGGCGCCATGGTCGGCATCGCCTTCGGGCAGATGCCGCACACGACGCTCAATCAGCTCTCTGTTTGCGGGCATGCGCTGCGGATGACGCCGTGGCGGATGGTTCTGAGCGAGGGCAAGCGGACGATGCCGTCAGCATCAGGCCTGATCACCGAGGCCTACGATCCGGCGCTGCGTGTCATCGCCTGCAGCGGCGCACCACGCTGCCGCGAGGCCCATGCCGACACCCGCTCCCTGGCGGTGGCACTTGCGCAAAACATCGGCGGGGCGGCGCAGCTTCACGTCTCCGGCTGTGCCAAGGGCTGCGCCCATTCCGGTGCGGCCGCGATCACGCTGGTCGCAACGGCCAAGGGATTCGATCTCGTGCGCGGCGGCTCGACCCGCGACGAGCCAATCCTGCGCGGGCTCGACCGCGACGACATAATCGGCGATCCCTCCATCCTGATGGGAGGGCACTGA